In one window of Caballeronia sp. TF1N1 DNA:
- a CDS encoding ABC transporter permease, which translates to MRLINRHPSKSGAMLLLLMPFIVLLAVYFTSSSLRLKDNPGDKVLPSASQMSEAITQFAFTEDKRTGQYLLWTDTLASLKRLGIGLVVSAVIALVAGIVTGSIPLVTATLSPFITVVSMIPPLAVLPILFIVFGLDELSKVVLIVIGITPMMIRDLQQRAREIPDELWVKAQTLGATSWTLMLRMILPQLMPRLLVALRLALCSAWLFLIAAEAIASVDGLGYRIFLVRRYLAMDVILPYVAWITLLAWLIDESLRRITLWAFPWYGGGAR; encoded by the coding sequence ATGCGACTCATCAACCGACACCCGAGCAAGAGCGGCGCCATGCTGCTGCTCTTGATGCCGTTCATCGTGCTGTTGGCGGTGTACTTCACCAGTTCGTCGCTGCGGCTCAAGGACAATCCCGGCGACAAGGTGCTGCCAAGCGCGAGCCAGATGAGCGAGGCGATCACTCAGTTCGCCTTCACCGAAGACAAGCGCACGGGCCAATATCTGCTTTGGACCGATACGCTCGCAAGCCTTAAGCGCCTTGGCATCGGTCTTGTGGTGAGCGCGGTGATCGCGCTCGTCGCGGGCATCGTGACGGGCAGCATTCCGCTCGTCACCGCAACCCTCTCGCCCTTCATCACTGTCGTCTCGATGATCCCGCCGCTCGCGGTGCTGCCCATTCTCTTCATCGTGTTCGGCCTCGACGAGTTGTCGAAGGTCGTGCTGATCGTGATCGGCATTACGCCCATGATGATCCGCGATCTTCAGCAGCGCGCACGCGAGATTCCCGACGAGTTGTGGGTCAAGGCGCAGACGCTCGGCGCCACGAGCTGGACGCTGATGCTGCGCATGATCCTGCCGCAACTCATGCCGCGCCTGCTTGTCGCACTGCGTCTCGCGCTCTGTTCGGCGTGGCTCTTTCTCATCGCGGCGGAAGCGATCGCATCCGTCGACGGCCTCGGCTACCGCATCTTTCTCGTGCGCCGCTATCTCGCGATGGACGTGATCCTGCCTTACGTCGCGTGGATCACGCTGCTCGCGTGGCTTATCGACGAGAGCCTGCGCCGTATCACGCTGTGGGCGTTTCCCTGGTACGGCGGAGGCGCAAGATGA
- the uca gene encoding urea carboxylase produces MFDKVLIANRGAIACRILRTLRSLDIAGVAVYSEADLASRHVSEAPIAHSLGQGAASSTYLDVAKILEIARRENVQAIHPGYGFLSENALFGEACEAAGIAFIGPTPAQLRAFGLKHTARAIAAEQGVPMLEGTGLLEDAEAALQAAGRIGYPVMLKSTAGGGGIGMRVCWTADELAAQFDVVKRLGQNNFSDAGVFIEKYIERARHLEVQIFGDGRGNALALGVRDCSVQRRNQKVLEETPAPSLPDGMAEALCEAALRLARAVAYRSAGTVEFVYDSGAAQFYFLEVNTRLQVEHGVTEQVWGVDLVQWMIELAAGTLASLDELGAALKPVGHAIQARLYAEDPGRDFKPSPGLLTEVAFPEADGSALRIDTWIEAGCEVPPYFDPMLAKLIAWKPTREAARHALAEALDATRIYGVETNRVYLRQIIDDTPFASGEPWTRCLEGLKYRASTVEIVSGGTQTTVQDFPGRLGFWAVGIPPSGPMDDRALRLGNRLLDNSPDASALEITMSGPTLRFNTDAVIAITGAALSVTVDGIEQPMHTTLFIPSGATLALGAIRGAGARAYLCVRGGFDVAQYLGSRSTFTLGQFGGHGGRALRAGDVLHLHPSMDRAHGVRLSFTPALDPVRTLRVIYGPHGAPEYFSPQYIETFLDTEWEIHFNSSRTGVRLIGPKPEWTREDGGEAGLHPSNIHDNPYAVGAIDFTGDMPVILGPDGPSLGGFVCPVTIIEADLWQIGQLKAGDKVRFVPVRIDEARAAARARLVELKTLEPLETLPASADERRALTSPIVLHIGANHDRLVARVSGDTHLLLELGPAELDLVLRFRGHALMQSLEALELPGVIDLTPGIRSLQVHYQPERLPLATLLDTVAQTWQRVLLQKDLRAPSRIVHLPLSWDDPACRLAIDKYMTTVRPDAPWCPSNLEFIRRINDLESIDDVKRIVFDASYLVMGLGDVYLGAPVATPLDPRHRLVTTKYNPARTWTAENSVGIGGAYLCVYGMEGPGGYQFVGRTLQMWNRYRAIADFAGRPYLLRFFDQIRFYEVPADELLHIREHFPLGRYPLKIEETELSLSDYEAFLKREAAGIDAFRARQQAAFQAERERWREAGQAQESFEPPVVTEGETVPLEDGQTAVDSEIAGNLWQVRVKAGERIAAGDVMFVIESMKMEIAVCAPCAGIVADIHVAPGTPVKAGQRVAIIGNV; encoded by the coding sequence ATGTTCGACAAAGTCCTGATTGCCAATCGCGGTGCCATTGCGTGCCGCATCCTTCGTACCTTGCGTTCGCTCGATATAGCAGGCGTCGCGGTCTATAGCGAAGCCGATCTCGCGAGCCGCCACGTCAGCGAAGCGCCCATCGCGCATTCGCTCGGTCAGGGCGCGGCTTCATCCACGTATCTGGATGTCGCGAAGATCCTCGAGATCGCGCGCCGCGAAAACGTGCAGGCCATCCATCCCGGCTACGGCTTTCTCTCGGAAAACGCGCTATTCGGGGAGGCGTGCGAAGCAGCCGGCATCGCGTTCATAGGACCGACGCCCGCGCAATTGCGCGCCTTCGGGCTCAAGCATACGGCTCGCGCCATTGCGGCCGAGCAAGGCGTGCCGATGCTCGAAGGCACCGGCCTTCTCGAAGACGCCGAAGCCGCGTTGCAGGCGGCTGGGCGCATTGGCTATCCGGTGATGTTGAAAAGCACGGCGGGCGGCGGCGGTATCGGCATGCGTGTGTGCTGGACTGCCGATGAACTCGCCGCGCAGTTCGACGTGGTGAAGCGCCTCGGGCAAAACAACTTCAGCGATGCGGGCGTGTTCATCGAGAAGTACATCGAACGCGCGCGGCATCTCGAAGTGCAGATTTTCGGCGATGGCCGCGGCAACGCGCTTGCACTCGGTGTACGCGATTGCTCGGTGCAGCGGCGTAACCAGAAAGTGCTGGAAGAAACGCCCGCGCCTTCGTTGCCCGATGGCATGGCAGAGGCATTGTGCGAAGCGGCGTTGCGGCTTGCCAGAGCGGTGGCTTATCGTTCGGCGGGGACGGTCGAGTTCGTATACGACAGCGGTGCCGCGCAGTTTTATTTTCTCGAAGTGAACACGCGGCTGCAGGTCGAACACGGCGTGACCGAGCAAGTCTGGGGCGTCGATCTCGTTCAGTGGATGATCGAACTCGCGGCAGGCACGCTTGCGTCGCTCGACGAACTCGGCGCCGCGTTGAAGCCGGTTGGTCACGCTATTCAGGCGCGGCTCTACGCCGAAGATCCCGGCCGCGATTTCAAGCCGAGTCCTGGCTTGCTGACCGAGGTCGCGTTTCCCGAAGCGGATGGCAGCGCGCTGCGCATCGACACATGGATCGAAGCCGGCTGCGAAGTGCCGCCCTATTTCGATCCGATGCTCGCGAAGCTGATCGCGTGGAAACCGACACGCGAAGCCGCGCGCCACGCGCTCGCCGAAGCACTCGACGCCACGCGCATCTACGGCGTGGAGACCAATCGCGTGTATCTGCGGCAGATCATCGACGACACGCCGTTCGCTTCGGGCGAGCCGTGGACGCGTTGTCTCGAAGGGCTCAAGTATCGCGCGAGCACCGTCGAGATCGTGAGCGGCGGCACGCAGACCACGGTTCAGGACTTTCCCGGCAGACTCGGGTTTTGGGCGGTTGGCATTCCGCCCTCGGGCCCAATGGATGATCGAGCGTTACGCCTTGGGAACCGGCTTCTCGACAATTCGCCGGATGCGTCCGCGCTCGAGATCACGATGAGCGGTCCCACGTTGCGCTTCAATACGGACGCGGTGATCGCTATCACGGGCGCGGCGTTGAGCGTGACCGTCGATGGCATCGAGCAGCCGATGCACACGACGCTCTTCATTCCGTCAGGCGCGACACTCGCACTTGGTGCCATTCGTGGAGCGGGCGCACGCGCCTATTTGTGCGTGCGTGGCGGCTTCGATGTCGCGCAGTACCTCGGCAGCCGCAGCACGTTCACACTGGGTCAGTTCGGCGGCCACGGCGGACGTGCGTTGCGCGCGGGCGATGTACTGCATCTGCATCCCTCGATGGATCGCGCACATGGCGTGCGCCTTTCGTTCACGCCCGCGCTCGACCCGGTTCGCACACTGCGCGTGATCTATGGTCCGCATGGCGCGCCGGAGTACTTCAGTCCGCAATACATCGAGACCTTTCTCGACACCGAATGGGAAATTCACTTCAATTCGAGCCGTACCGGCGTGCGCCTGATCGGACCGAAACCCGAATGGACGCGCGAGGACGGGGGCGAAGCGGGACTGCATCCGTCGAACATTCACGACAATCCGTATGCGGTCGGCGCGATCGACTTCACTGGCGACATGCCTGTGATTCTTGGTCCCGATGGCCCGAGCCTCGGCGGCTTCGTGTGTCCCGTGACGATCATCGAAGCGGACCTGTGGCAGATCGGGCAGTTGAAGGCGGGCGACAAGGTGCGTTTCGTGCCTGTGCGGATCGATGAGGCGCGCGCGGCGGCACGGGCGCGTCTCGTCGAATTGAAGACGCTTGAGCCGCTTGAAACACTGCCTGCGAGCGCTGATGAAAGACGCGCGTTGACATCGCCCATCGTGCTGCACATCGGCGCGAATCACGACCGGCTGGTTGCGCGTGTGTCGGGCGATACGCACCTGCTGCTCGAACTCGGCCCCGCGGAACTGGACCTCGTCCTGCGCTTTCGTGGCCATGCGCTAATGCAATCGCTCGAAGCGCTCGAGTTGCCCGGCGTGATCGATCTAACGCCCGGCATCCGCTCGCTGCAGGTTCACTATCAGCCTGAGCGCCTGCCGCTTGCAACGTTGCTCGATACGGTCGCGCAGACGTGGCAACGCGTGTTGTTGCAAAAGGACTTGCGCGCGCCTTCGCGCATCGTGCATTTGCCTTTGTCATGGGACGATCCCGCTTGCCGCCTGGCCATCGACAAGTACATGACCACCGTGCGGCCGGATGCGCCGTGGTGCCCGAGCAATCTCGAGTTCATCCGGCGTATCAACGACCTCGAATCGATCGATGACGTCAAGCGCATCGTCTTCGACGCAAGCTATCTCGTGATGGGCTTGGGCGATGTCTATCTCGGCGCGCCAGTTGCAACGCCGCTCGATCCGCGCCATCGGCTGGTGACGACCAAGTACAACCCGGCGCGTACATGGACTGCGGAGAACTCCGTTGGCATCGGCGGCGCGTATCTTTGCGTCTATGGCATGGAAGGTCCGGGCGGCTATCAGTTCGTCGGGCGCACGTTGCAGATGTGGAACCGTTATCGCGCGATTGCCGATTTCGCGGGCCGTCCGTATCTCTTGCGCTTCTTCGATCAGATCCGCTTCTACGAAGTCCCGGCCGATGAACTGCTGCATATTCGCGAGCATTTTCCGCTTGGACGTTATCCGCTCAAGATCGAGGAGACAGAGCTGTCTCTCTCCGACTACGAGGCGTTTCTGAAACGCGAGGCGGCTGGTATCGATGCATTCCGCGCCCGTCAGCAAGCCGCGTTTCAAGCGGAACGCGAGCGTTGGCGTGAAGCGGGACAAGCACAGGAGAGCTTCGAGCCTCCGGTTGTAACCGAAGGCGAGACCGTGCCGCTCGAAGACGGTCAGACCGCGGTGGACAGCGAGATCGCGGGCAATCTCTGGCAGGTGCGCGTGAAGGCGGGCGAGCGCATTGCGGCAGGCGACGTGATGTTCGTGATCGAATCGATGAAGATGGAGATCGCCGTGTGCGCGCCCTGCGCGGGCATCGTCGCCGATATCCATGTGGCGCCTGGCACGCCCGTGAAGGCGGGACAGCGCGTGGCGATCATCGGGAACGTCTGA
- a CDS encoding TRAP transporter large permease — MGTILTTMAVLLFGGLSIGIWVGLTLAITGSLVLFIFRSIPVDRLIAQYAWNVMTTQELLALPLFIVMGEILFRTRISTSLFKGLAPWASLLPGKLLHSNVIGCSIFAAISGSSAATTQIVGRVTLAELNRRNYDKRISMGSLAGAGTLGFLVPPSNIMIVYGVLAQVSVLKLFAAGLIPAILLASCFMAWIMIHTTWNKSLIPEEESFATMPWRERFASLKHLAPVALLIGAVLGSMYGGLVTPSEAAAAGVVGALAIAGFQKDLSVAKLKEVGLGAVKTCSMIALIILGASILGSASAFLGVGQAAATFVQELHLSPVALLFVLFIGYILLGSFLEGFSIIVITLPIVLPMVLAAGFNAIWFGIFLVIAVEIVQVHPPIGFNLFVIQGITGEKLSVITKATLPYLVLLILFGIALIVFPQIALWLPEQLGLK, encoded by the coding sequence ATGGGAACGATACTCACGACAATGGCCGTGCTGCTGTTCGGCGGCCTGTCCATCGGCATATGGGTTGGATTGACGCTTGCCATTACCGGGTCGCTCGTGCTCTTCATTTTCAGGTCCATTCCGGTCGACCGGCTGATCGCTCAGTACGCATGGAACGTGATGACGACGCAGGAGCTGCTGGCCTTGCCGCTTTTCATCGTCATGGGCGAGATCTTGTTTCGAACGCGCATCTCGACGTCGCTCTTCAAGGGACTCGCACCGTGGGCGAGCTTGCTGCCTGGAAAGCTCCTGCATTCGAATGTCATCGGATGCTCGATCTTCGCCGCCATCTCTGGCTCGTCGGCGGCGACGACGCAGATCGTGGGCCGCGTCACGCTTGCGGAGCTCAATCGCCGCAACTACGACAAGCGGATATCCATGGGCAGTCTGGCAGGCGCTGGTACGTTGGGCTTTCTCGTGCCGCCATCGAACATCATGATCGTGTATGGCGTGCTGGCGCAGGTTTCCGTGCTCAAGCTCTTCGCCGCAGGACTGATACCGGCCATTCTTCTCGCGTCGTGCTTCATGGCGTGGATCATGATTCACACCACCTGGAACAAGAGCCTGATTCCCGAGGAAGAAAGTTTCGCGACCATGCCTTGGCGCGAGCGCTTTGCATCGCTTAAACATCTTGCGCCGGTCGCGCTATTGATCGGCGCGGTTCTCGGCAGCATGTACGGCGGGCTCGTCACGCCATCGGAAGCGGCTGCGGCCGGTGTGGTCGGCGCGCTTGCCATCGCGGGCTTTCAAAAGGACCTGAGCGTTGCAAAGCTGAAGGAAGTCGGACTTGGCGCGGTAAAGACCTGTTCCATGATCGCGCTGATCATTCTCGGCGCATCCATTCTCGGCAGTGCGTCCGCGTTTCTCGGCGTGGGACAGGCGGCCGCCACGTTCGTGCAGGAACTGCACCTGTCGCCGGTTGCGCTGCTGTTCGTGCTGTTCATCGGCTATATCCTGCTCGGCTCGTTTCTCGAAGGCTTTTCGATCATCGTCATTACGTTGCCTATTGTTCTGCCGATGGTTCTCGCAGCCGGATTCAACGCCATCTGGTTCGGCATCTTTCTGGTGATCGCGGTGGAGATCGTTCAGGTTCACCCGCCTATAGGCTTCAATCTCTTCGTGATTCAAGGCATCACGGGAGAGAAGCTCTCCGTCATCACCAAGGCCACGCTGCCCTATCTCGTGCTGCTCATTCTGTTCGGCATTGCATTGATCGTGTTTCCGCAGATCGCGCTTTGGTTGCCGGAACAACTCGGCTTGAAGTGA
- a CDS encoding ABC transporter ATP-binding protein produces the protein MIEVRNVWKEYGNQVVLERLNLKIGKGEFCSMVGASGCGKSTFLRLLLGQERATRGEILLDGEPLPGEPDAHRGVVFQRYSVFEHLSVARNVMLGHELRESRLMGRLFGARRQAARDEAVAMLERVGLAAALDKYPHQLSGGMQQRLAIAQALMMKPRILLLDEPFGALDPGIRRDMHELLLKLWRESGLTIFMVTHDLKEGFTLGSRVLVFDKVRVDPQAPGAYGARITYNIPLDHSRDSASSIHVARAAVEGAARAEAIPA, from the coding sequence ATGATCGAAGTCCGCAACGTGTGGAAAGAGTACGGCAACCAGGTCGTGCTCGAACGCCTGAATCTCAAGATTGGAAAAGGCGAATTCTGTTCGATGGTCGGTGCGTCGGGCTGCGGCAAGTCCACGTTTCTGCGCCTTCTGCTCGGTCAGGAACGCGCGACACGCGGCGAGATCCTGCTCGATGGCGAACCGCTGCCGGGTGAACCGGACGCGCATCGCGGTGTCGTGTTTCAGCGCTATTCGGTGTTCGAGCATTTGAGCGTGGCGCGCAACGTAATGCTCGGTCACGAGTTGCGCGAGTCGAGGCTCATGGGCCGTCTTTTCGGCGCGCGTCGACAGGCTGCACGCGACGAAGCCGTGGCGATGCTCGAACGCGTCGGTCTTGCCGCCGCGCTCGACAAGTATCCGCATCAGCTTTCAGGCGGCATGCAGCAGCGTCTTGCCATTGCGCAGGCGCTCATGATGAAGCCGCGCATCTTGCTGCTCGACGAACCCTTCGGCGCGCTCGATCCGGGCATCCGCCGCGATATGCACGAACTGTTGCTCAAGCTCTGGCGCGAGTCGGGCCTCACCATCTTCATGGTTACGCACGACCTGAAAGAAGGCTTCACGCTCGGCAGCCGCGTGCTCGTGTTCGACAAGGTACGTGTCGATCCGCAAGCGCCCGGCGCGTATGGCGCGCGTATCACCTACAACATTCCGCTCGACCATAGCCGCGACTCGGCTTCGTCGATCCACGTTGCACGGGCGGCCGTCGAAGGCGCCGCGCGTGCGGAAGCGATACCTGCTTAA
- a CDS encoding urea amidolyase associated protein UAAP1, translating into MDLLLEETVPGGGHASLIVKRGQSLRVTDIDGGANVSIMMFNAAEKSERLNLPDTLKCQHTAKLSAGHCLYSDMGRVLAAIVADTCGWHDSIGGVSNAGEVHEKYGAGRYQELRNGFYRNGMDNLLVEMGKWNLGLSDLLMTLNLFSRVDVTDQGALTFVSGNSKPGDYVELYAPMNTLVVLTAIQHPLDPNANYAPQPVKLSLANADREVAELCRTSCEENVRGFINTERFYL; encoded by the coding sequence ATGGACTTGCTACTCGAAGAAACCGTTCCCGGCGGCGGACATGCGTCGCTGATCGTTAAGCGGGGACAGTCGTTGCGCGTGACCGATATCGATGGCGGCGCGAACGTCAGCATCATGATGTTCAACGCCGCCGAAAAAAGCGAACGCTTGAATCTGCCCGATACGCTCAAGTGCCAGCACACGGCCAAACTAAGCGCGGGCCATTGCCTCTACTCCGACATGGGCCGCGTGCTTGCCGCCATCGTCGCGGATACATGCGGGTGGCACGACAGCATCGGCGGGGTATCGAATGCCGGGGAAGTGCATGAGAAGTATGGCGCGGGACGCTATCAGGAACTGCGTAACGGCTTTTATCGCAATGGCATGGACAACCTGCTCGTCGAGATGGGCAAATGGAATCTCGGCCTCTCCGATCTCTTGATGACGCTGAATCTCTTCAGCCGCGTCGACGTGACGGACCAGGGGGCGCTTACCTTCGTCAGCGGCAATTCGAAGCCAGGCGATTACGTCGAGCTCTATGCGCCGATGAACACGCTCGTCGTGCTCACCGCCATTCAGCATCCGCTCGATCCGAACGCGAACTATGCGCCGCAACCCGTGAAGCTCTCGTTGGCAAATGCGGATCGAGAAGTGGCTGAACTCTGCCGCACTTCGTGCGAGGAAAACGTGCGTGGCTTCATCAACACCGAGCGCTTTTATCTTTGA
- a CDS encoding TRAP transporter substrate-binding protein codes for MNGLKRLGAFFALSAAFTLQTPAFAVDWDFATANAPGNYQTKLDEKFAAEVAAATNNEVKINIHAGGQLGFKGPEMLSVIRDGLVPIGSFQFAQQVGISPILGASSVPYLVSGFDEMKTFRSVSKPYYDAEFKKFNQKLLLTIPWPGQNVFSKVELSNSDTFRTMKIRTTDRNGSDFFRSLGASPAQIPWGEVVPALSTGVINSVSTSTSSAVDGQFWDFQKACNVVNWQSNFEGVSVNLDAWNKLSAKNQKAIEDVVARLEPVFWDAAKAEDSKNFETLKAKGMEIYTPPAAVRDAMAAKGKPSWTAFEDAVPAAKPLLKSYLTAVGKQ; via the coding sequence ATGAACGGACTGAAAAGACTAGGTGCTTTCTTCGCGCTGAGCGCCGCATTCACATTGCAAACCCCTGCGTTTGCCGTCGATTGGGACTTCGCCACCGCGAATGCGCCGGGCAATTACCAGACGAAACTGGACGAGAAGTTCGCGGCTGAAGTGGCCGCCGCCACCAACAACGAAGTGAAGATCAACATTCACGCGGGCGGGCAACTCGGTTTCAAGGGCCCGGAAATGTTGAGCGTGATTCGCGATGGACTCGTGCCCATCGGGTCGTTTCAGTTCGCGCAGCAAGTCGGCATCTCGCCGATTCTCGGGGCATCGTCGGTACCGTATCTCGTATCCGGTTTTGATGAGATGAAGACCTTCCGTTCCGTCTCGAAGCCCTACTACGACGCCGAATTCAAGAAGTTCAATCAGAAGCTGCTGCTCACCATTCCCTGGCCCGGCCAGAACGTCTTTTCCAAAGTCGAACTGTCGAACTCGGACACCTTCAGGACCATGAAGATCCGCACGACCGACCGCAACGGCAGCGACTTCTTCCGCAGCCTTGGCGCATCGCCGGCGCAGATTCCCTGGGGTGAAGTCGTGCCCGCGCTGTCGACGGGCGTCATCAATAGCGTGTCGACATCGACATCGTCTGCCGTGGATGGCCAGTTCTGGGACTTCCAGAAGGCGTGCAACGTCGTCAACTGGCAATCGAACTTCGAAGGCGTGTCGGTCAATCTCGACGCCTGGAACAAGCTCAGTGCGAAAAACCAGAAGGCTATCGAAGACGTCGTCGCACGACTCGAACCCGTGTTCTGGGACGCGGCAAAAGCGGAAGACAGCAAGAACTTCGAGACCCTCAAGGCGAAGGGCATGGAAATCTACACGCCGCCCGCGGCCGTGCGCGACGCCATGGCCGCCAAGGGCAAGCCGAGTTGGACCGCCTTCGAGGACGCGGTGCCCGCCGCCAAGCCACTCCTCAAAAGCTATCTGACCGCGGTCGGCAAGCAGTGA
- a CDS encoding TRAP transporter small permease subunit: MENIDTSAHVEISKGRAFVQKALFSIDMLARLDGWLGALCLCLLCLLMIAGIVVRTLSTVVSWLPKDIPIAWEYSSYLMAVTFTFGAALTLRAGGHIRVRVLLSNASPRVVKGLECVSAAAGFAFAAFFSVAMTHFSYQAFLTDERSLASSTPLWIPKAFVAFGAMLLALQLLARLGQLFLDEPVEDKNLIH; this comes from the coding sequence ATGGAAAACATCGACACAAGCGCGCATGTCGAGATTTCGAAGGGACGTGCGTTCGTGCAGAAGGCGTTGTTCTCCATCGATATGCTCGCCCGTCTGGATGGCTGGCTCGGCGCCCTCTGCCTCTGCCTGCTATGTCTCTTGATGATTGCCGGCATCGTCGTGCGGACGCTGTCGACCGTGGTGAGCTGGTTGCCCAAGGACATACCCATCGCATGGGAATACAGCTCGTATCTGATGGCCGTGACCTTCACGTTCGGCGCCGCGCTCACGCTTCGCGCAGGCGGCCATATCCGCGTCAGGGTGCTGTTGTCGAACGCATCGCCTCGCGTCGTCAAGGGCCTCGAATGCGTATCGGCGGCCGCGGGCTTCGCGTTCGCGGCGTTCTTCTCGGTCGCCATGACGCACTTCTCGTATCAGGCGTTTCTCACCGACGAACGCTCGCTTGCCAGCAGCACGCCCTTGTGGATACCCAAGGCATTCGTCGCGTTCGGCGCGATGCTGCTTGCGCTGCAGTTACTCGCCCGTCTCGGCCAGTTGTTTCTGGACGAGCCTGTCGAAGACAAGAACCTGATTCATTGA
- a CDS encoding urea amidolyase associated protein UAAP2: MTTYLTASDRRAEDAIHRETLGAGEPWLKELKAGQTLRIRDMEGNQAVDTLFYSLDNPRERFDPQRTLRRQKSLYLTTGTVLYSNLGNPMLTIVADTCGRHDTLGGACAQESNTVRYALEKRYMHSCRDNFLRACAHDGRLSKRDLSPNINFFMNVPVTADGGLTFEDGISAPGKYVELRAEMNVIVLISNCPQLNNPCNAYNPTPAELLIWE; the protein is encoded by the coding sequence ATGACGACCTACCTCACCGCCAGCGACCGCCGTGCAGAAGATGCGATCCACCGCGAAACGCTCGGCGCCGGCGAGCCGTGGCTCAAGGAACTGAAGGCCGGACAGACGCTGCGCATTCGCGATATGGAAGGCAATCAGGCTGTCGATACGCTCTTCTACAGCCTCGACAACCCGCGCGAACGTTTCGATCCGCAACGCACCCTGCGCCGCCAGAAGAGCCTCTATCTGACGACGGGAACCGTGCTGTATTCGAACCTCGGCAACCCGATGCTGACCATCGTTGCCGATACATGCGGCCGTCACGACACGCTTGGCGGCGCATGCGCTCAGGAGAGCAATACCGTTCGTTATGCGCTCGAAAAGCGCTACATGCATAGCTGCCGCGACAACTTCCTACGCGCCTGCGCGCACGACGGACGGCTTTCCAAACGCGACCTGAGTCCGAACATCAACTTCTTCATGAACGTGCCGGTGACAGCCGATGGCGGACTCACGTTCGAAGACGGCATCTCCGCGCCCGGCAAATACGTCGAACTGCGCGCGGAGATGAACGTCATCGTGCTCATCTCCAATTGCCCGCAGTTGAACAACCCCTGCAACGCCTACAACCCGACACCCGCGGAGTTACTGATATGGGAATGA